A genomic stretch from Mycobacterium malmoense includes:
- the cobM gene encoding precorrin-4 C(11)-methyltransferase gives MTVYFIGAGPGAADLITVRGQRLLERCPVCLYAGSIMPDDLLGLCPPGAKIVDTGPLTLEQIITELADADAAAHDVARLHSGDPSLYSALAEQCRRLDALGIDYEIVPGVPAFAAAAAAIKRELTVPGVAQTVTLTRVATLSTPMPPGEELAILAQSGATLVVHLAAAQIDAVVPQLIAGGYRPETPTAVVAFASWPRQTVLRGTLAGIAARMRDANITKTAVIIVGDVLAAEEFTDSYLYSTDRTRGSRH, from the coding sequence GTGACGGTGTATTTCATCGGCGCCGGCCCGGGCGCCGCCGACCTTATCACCGTCCGCGGCCAACGGCTCCTGGAAAGATGCCCAGTGTGCCTCTACGCGGGTTCCATCATGCCCGACGACCTGCTGGGGCTCTGCCCTCCCGGCGCGAAAATCGTTGACACCGGCCCCCTGACGCTCGAGCAGATCATCACCGAACTCGCCGACGCCGACGCCGCGGCCCACGACGTGGCAAGGCTGCACTCCGGTGACCCGTCGCTGTACAGCGCGCTGGCCGAGCAGTGCCGCCGGCTCGACGCGCTGGGCATCGATTATGAAATCGTGCCGGGCGTACCGGCTTTCGCCGCGGCCGCGGCCGCTATCAAACGCGAGCTCACCGTCCCGGGCGTAGCGCAGACGGTGACGCTGACCCGGGTGGCGACCCTGTCGACCCCCATGCCGCCCGGCGAGGAGCTGGCCATCCTCGCCCAATCCGGCGCCACCCTGGTCGTGCACCTGGCTGCCGCCCAAATCGACGCCGTCGTCCCGCAACTGATAGCGGGCGGCTACCGGCCCGAAACACCCACCGCAGTAGTGGCTTTCGCGAGCTGGCCGCGGCAGACGGTGCTGCGCGGCACGCTGGCCGGCATCGCCGCGCGGATGCGCGACGCCAACATCACCAAGACCGCCGTCATCATCGTCGGCGACGTGCTGGCCGCCGAGGAATTCACCGACAGCTACCTGTACTCCACCGACAGGACCCGGGGGAGTAGGCACTGA
- the cbiE gene encoding precorrin-6y C5,15-methyltransferase (decarboxylating) subunit CbiE, with protein sequence MIVVVGIGADGMTGLAETSRAELRRATVVYGSRRQLDLLDDTVLAPRREWPSPMLPALQTLLDGHTQDIHVVASGDPLLHGIGGTLIRLHGLERVRVLPHVSSVTLACARMGWNVHDTEVISLVTAQPHTAVRRGGQAIVLSKNGSTPQELAALLNAHGRGDSTISVLENLGGPTEHRRDGTARQWADDAPPDVDDLNVIAVRYLPDERMSPLPDDAFVHDGQITKHGIRAVTLAALAPRPGERLWDVGAGSGSISVEWCRSWRGCAAVAFERDERRRLNIGFNAAASGLEIDVRGQAPDAFDGAAAPSAVFIGGGLTGPGLLDACLDHLPPGGRLIANAVTAESESILAQAYSRLGGQLRRFQHYRGEPLGGFTGWRPQMPVTQWAVIR encoded by the coding sequence ATGATCGTCGTTGTCGGGATCGGCGCCGATGGCATGACGGGGCTCGCCGAGACGTCACGCGCCGAACTGCGAAGGGCCACGGTCGTTTACGGTTCCAGGAGACAGCTTGACCTGCTCGACGACACGGTGCTCGCACCCCGCCGGGAATGGCCGTCGCCGATGCTGCCCGCACTGCAAACCCTGCTCGACGGCCACACCCAAGACATCCACGTGGTGGCCAGCGGCGACCCGCTCCTGCACGGCATCGGCGGCACCCTGATCCGGCTGCACGGCCTCGAAAGGGTCAGGGTGCTGCCGCACGTGTCCTCGGTGACGCTGGCGTGCGCGCGGATGGGCTGGAACGTCCACGACACCGAGGTGATCAGCCTGGTCACCGCCCAGCCGCACACCGCGGTGCGCCGCGGCGGGCAGGCGATCGTGCTGTCGAAAAACGGATCCACACCCCAGGAACTGGCCGCACTCCTCAACGCACACGGCCGAGGCGACTCCACGATCAGCGTGCTCGAAAACCTCGGCGGCCCAACCGAACACCGCCGCGACGGCACCGCACGCCAGTGGGCCGACGACGCGCCCCCCGACGTCGACGACCTCAACGTGATCGCCGTCCGCTACCTGCCCGACGAGCGCATGTCGCCCCTGCCCGATGACGCGTTTGTCCACGACGGGCAGATCACCAAGCACGGGATCCGGGCGGTGACCCTGGCGGCCCTGGCGCCGCGGCCGGGGGAACGGCTGTGGGACGTCGGCGCGGGCTCGGGCAGCATCAGCGTCGAGTGGTGCCGAAGTTGGCGGGGTTGCGCCGCGGTCGCGTTCGAGCGCGACGAGCGGCGCCGCCTCAACATCGGATTCAACGCTGCCGCATCCGGTCTAGAAATCGACGTGCGCGGCCAAGCGCCCGACGCCTTCGACGGCGCCGCGGCACCGTCGGCGGTCTTCATCGGCGGCGGCCTAACCGGGCCCGGGCTCCTCGACGCCTGCCTCGACCACCTGCCCCCCGGTGGGCGCCTCATAGCCAACGCCGTCACCGCCGAATCGGAATCTATTCTAGCGCAGGCATACTCGAGGTTGGGCGGCCAGCTGCGACGCTTCCAGCACTATCGGGGCGAACCGCTCGGTGGCTTCACCGGTTGGCGCCCGCAGATGCCGGTCACCCAGTGGGCGGTGATACGGTGA